A stretch of DNA from Lotus japonicus ecotype B-129 chromosome 4, LjGifu_v1.2:
TTTGAATGCCCCCCTAACTTGTTGCTAGGCTCAGTCCCAGTTTTAGCTACCCTTGAACGCTCCTGTTGGAATTTCTTTTTAGCTCTGTAAAGGACATTATGCATTTCTTCGAAGTGTGGATTTGTTGCAGTTCTTGTATCCTCAATCCACCGCAGAACTTTCTTGTATGGGGATAATATACGATTGCGATCCTTCTCATCCAAAACCTAAGTTTATTGGCAGTTTAATTAGAAACTTCATAAATTTATGTAAAAAGCAATCCATCATAAATCACAATAGTTACACAATTATTAAGTCATATTGAGTTACCTCAAGTTGCATGAGTTCACAAACCAGGCTGAGATCTGCTATAGAGGGTTGAAAGCCACCAAGCAGAAAAGGTCCATCTCCATTTAGCCAAATATGCTCTAGTTTCGATAAAGAAGATGATAAAACTTTCTCTGCTTCAGCAGCTGCTTTTGGATTCAGTGGACGGCCAAGTGCAGGTCCTAGTACAGTATTTACCACATAGTTCACTGCAAAAGGTAATAAACATTTGAATATGattgaattttctttttggttgtaCGTTACAATGCCTAACTAGCACACAAGTTTCTAATGTAGAAGCTCAAGTGCTCACAGAAAATTACAATATAGCTTCAAGGAGTTTTAAGGATGACCGGATTTAGATGTGTAAAGCACCTGCTCCGTGTCGTAAATTAGAGTGCTGC
This window harbors:
- the LOC130711732 gene encoding glutathione S-transferase T1-like; translation: MMEKVKVYADRMSQPARAVLIFCRVNGIDFEEIKVDLSKRQHLSPEFREVNPLQKVPAIAHGTLNLSESHAILVYLASAFPGIADHWYPTDVSRRAKINSVLDWQHSNLRHGAVNYVVNTVLGPALGRPLNPKAAAEAEKVLSSSLSKLEHIWLNGDGPFLLGGFQPSIADLSLVCELMQLEVLDEKDRNRILSPYKKVLRWIEDTRTATNPHFEEMHNVLYRAKKKFQQERSRVAKTGTEPSNKLGGHSKM